AGGAGACTAAGAATCTCACCAAGCTGAAATTCGCTCACGCGGTTTCTGCTATCGAGAATCCGTCACGCATTACAGTTTTGCGTAAGGATATCGCCCGCTTAAACACCGAATTAACAAAACG
This region of Mucilaginibacter yixingensis genomic DNA includes:
- the rpmC gene encoding 50S ribosomal protein L29, with amino-acid sequence MKNSEILALSTEELNAKISEETKNLTKLKFAHAVSAIENPSRITVLRKDIARLNTELTKRKAAAASEAK